The Malus domestica chromosome 13, GDT2T_hap1 genome includes a window with the following:
- the LOC103453413 gene encoding AT-hook motif nuclear-localized protein 20-like, with product MDPVVTNSPTLSKQRELEISINETNSGRSSGRDDDDDRDHDEPKEGAVEIGSRRPRGRPPGSKNKPKPPIFVTRDSPNSLRSHVMEVAGGADVAESVAQFARRRQRGVCVLSGSGSVANVTLRQPAAPGAVVALHGRFEILSLSGAFLPGPAPPGSTGLTVYLAGGQGQVVGGSVVGSLVAAGPVMVVAATFANATYERLPLEEDEEGGGSGGGGGGGGGGHNNGGSPTGGGSSGAQLGGGGHHQQQQLPDPSSGLPNIYSHHLPPNLIPIGGHGHLGHEAYGNWAHSRPPF from the coding sequence ATGGACCCGGTAGTCACCAATTCGCCAACTCTGAGCAAGCAGCGGGAGCTCGAAATTTCCATAAACGAAACCAACAGCGGTAGAAGCAGTGGCAGAGACGATGATGACGACAGAGACCATGATGAGCCCAAAGAAGGCGCAGTCGAGATTGGATCCCGCAGGCCAAGAGGTCGCCCTCCAGGATCCAAAAACAAGCCCAAACCCCCCATCTTCGTCACCCGGGACAGCCCCAACTCCCTCCGTAGTCACGTCATGGAGGTTGCCGGCGGCGCTGACGTGGCGGAGAGCGTGGCGCAGTTCGCGAGGAGGCGGCAGAGAGGCGTGTGTGTTCTCAGCGGGAGTGGCTCGGTCGCCAACGTAACCCTCAGACAACCTGCGGCTCCAGGAGCTGTGGTGGCGCTTCACGGGAGGTTTGAAATTTTGTCTCTGAGTGGGGCGTTCCTTCCCGGTCCTGCCCCTCCCGGGTCTACTGGGCTGACGGTTTATTTAGCCGGTGGGCAGGGGCAGGTGGTTGGAGGAAGTGTGGTGGGGTCACTAGTGGCGGCAGGCCCAGTGATGGTGGTGGCAGCAACATTTGCAAATGCTACTTATGAGAGGCTGCCTCttgaggaggatgaggagggTGGAGgaagtggaggaggaggaggaggaggaggaggagggcatAATAATGGAGGTTCCCCAACTGGTGGTGGGAGCAGTGGAGCCCAATTGGGGGGTGGGGGGCATCATCAGCAGCAGCAACTCCCTGATCCTTCATCTGGACTTCCCAATATTTACAGTCATCATCTGCCTCCAAATCTGATCCCCATTGGTGGCCATGGACATCTTGGGCATGAGGCTTATGGTAATTGGGCGCATTCAAGACCACCTTTCTAA